From a single Oreochromis niloticus isolate F11D_XX linkage group LG3, O_niloticus_UMD_NMBU, whole genome shotgun sequence genomic region:
- the cd99l2 gene encoding CD99 antigen-like protein 2 isoform X2, with amino-acid sequence MAHRSLCALCVLLPLLLPLQVLPQDFNLEDALVDEDNKPLTPAPTKKQTAPSGGAGGDFNLEDLVSDTTTTKVPPKGFPRVPAGTKAPAKPKPKPGLFSDDDLSDVSKDDTYKPDNNNGKSKENTAEVGTIAGFASVVAMALVGAVSSYISYQKKKLCFSIQQSLNTDMLKAENPEAVVATEPQAQQTLLEPPNAEPQTEENAV; translated from the exons ATGGCTCACCGCTCTCTGTGcgctctgtgtgtgctgctgccgctgctgctgccgctCCAAG TTCTGCCTCAGGACTTCAACCTGGAGGATGCTCTGGTTGATGAAGACAATAAACCAC TGACACCAGCACCTACAAAAAAGCAAACAGCACCatcaggaggagcaggaggag acTTTAATCTGGAGGATTTAGTTAGTgataccaccaccaccaaagtCCCACCCAAGGGTTTCCCCAGGGTCCCTGCAGGCACCAAGGCCCCAGCGAAGCCCAAACCCAAGCCAG GTCTGTTCTCTGACGACGATCTGAGTGACGTGAGCAAAGATGACACCTACAAGCCTGACAACAACAACGGCAAAAGCAAAG agAACACAGCAGAAGTGGGCACCATCGCAGGGTTTGCAAGCGTAGTTGCCATGGCGCTGGTGGGTGCGGTCAGCAGCTACATTTCCTaccagaagaagaagctgtgctTCAGTATACAGC AGAGTCTGAACACTGACATGCTTAAAGCCGAGAACCCTGAAGCGGTAGTGGCCACCGAACCACAAG CGCAGCAGACTCTCCTGGAGCCTCCCAATGCTGAACCTCAGACTGAAGAGAACGCTGTGTAA
- the cd99l2 gene encoding CD99 antigen-like protein 2 isoform X1: protein MAHRSLCALCVLLPLLLPLQVLPQDFNLEDALVDEDNKPLTPAPTKKQTAPSGGAGGDFNLEDLVSDTTTTKVPPKGFPRVPAGTKAPAKPKPKPASDDFNLADALDPNNDIHGKDKNVGKGGLFSDDDLSDVSKDDTYKPDNNNGKSKENTAEVGTIAGFASVVAMALVGAVSSYISYQKKKLCFSIQQSLNTDMLKAENPEAVVATEPQAQQTLLEPPNAEPQTEENAV from the exons ATGGCTCACCGCTCTCTGTGcgctctgtgtgtgctgctgccgctgctgctgccgctCCAAG TTCTGCCTCAGGACTTCAACCTGGAGGATGCTCTGGTTGATGAAGACAATAAACCAC TGACACCAGCACCTACAAAAAAGCAAACAGCACCatcaggaggagcaggaggag acTTTAATCTGGAGGATTTAGTTAGTgataccaccaccaccaaagtCCCACCCAAGGGTTTCCCCAGGGTCCCTGCAGGCACCAAGGCCCCAGCGAAGCCCAAACCCAAGCCAG CCAGTGATGACTTTAACCTGGCTGATGCCTTAGACCCCAACAATGACATTCATGGCAAGGATAAGAACGTGGGGAAGGGAG GTCTGTTCTCTGACGACGATCTGAGTGACGTGAGCAAAGATGACACCTACAAGCCTGACAACAACAACGGCAAAAGCAAAG agAACACAGCAGAAGTGGGCACCATCGCAGGGTTTGCAAGCGTAGTTGCCATGGCGCTGGTGGGTGCGGTCAGCAGCTACATTTCCTaccagaagaagaagctgtgctTCAGTATACAGC AGAGTCTGAACACTGACATGCTTAAAGCCGAGAACCCTGAAGCGGTAGTGGCCACCGAACCACAAG CGCAGCAGACTCTCCTGGAGCCTCCCAATGCTGAACCTCAGACTGAAGAGAACGCTGTGTAA
- the med11 gene encoding mediator of RNA polymerase II transcription subunit 11 has product MANDRLRALEDVEKEIAMVLQCAGNIVLELSKDKHNASFLDRQLIQFQNSVSRVENELSAQIRYLTQVATGQPHEGSTYSARKDCQMALNRAEYAKVKLGELGRTCEVMLEQQQQQT; this is encoded by the exons ATGGCTAATGACAGGCTGAGAGCGCTGGAGGATGTGGAGAAGGAGATAGCGATGGTGCTGCAGTGTGCCG GTAATATTGTTCTTGAACTCTCCAAAGATAAACACAATGCCAGCTTCCTGGACAGACAGCTCATCCAGTTCCAGAACTCAGTCAGCCGAGTGGAGAACGAACTAAGTGCCCAGATCCGCTACCTTACACAG GTAGCGACTGGTCAGCCGCATGAAGGTTCTACCTATTCAGCCAGGAAGGACTGTCAGATGGCACTGAACCGAGCCGAGTATGCCAAGGTCAAATTGGGAGAACTGGGACGCACCTGTGAAGTCAtgctggagcagcagcagcagcagacatgA